The Deinococcus ruber genome window below encodes:
- the pgm gene encoding phosphoglucomutase (alpha-D-glucose-1,6-bisphosphate-dependent) produces the protein MPTSALAGLPAPQELLTDIPKLLANYAAIRPDPANPLQRVAFGTSGHRGSSDDGSFNEAHILAITQAVCEYRARAGIRGPLYIGADTHALSEPALQTALRVLAANGVWTRRSAGGDFTPTPLVSFAILEFNRDLHNSEQADGIVITPSHNPPRDGGFKYNPPSGGPADTDITGAVQRRANELLEAGLEGVQSVTSEQALAHAEEWDFITPYVEALPEVVNIDAIKQAGVHIGVDPLGGASLPVWEHIQRRYGLNMEIVNEVVDPAFSFMTVDHDGKIRMDCSSPSAMASLLSHKNRFDVAIGNDPDADRHGIVTPDGLMNPNHYLAVCIDYLFQNRPAWPSTAGVGKTLVSSNLIDKVAARLGRTLVEVPVGFKYFVDGLLEGTLGFGGEESAGASFLRMNGAAWSTDKDGIILGLLAAEIRAVTGQTPSQRFAALSQEFGSSAYSRADAPATPAQKSKLSKLSPEQVQATTLAGDPITAKLTRAPGNDQPIGGLKVQTEFAWFAARPSGTEDIYKIYAESWKGEAHLQEVFEAARAVVSAALEGDS, from the coding sequence ATGCCCACATCTGCCCTGGCCGGTCTGCCCGCGCCTCAAGAGCTGCTGACCGATATCCCGAAGTTGCTGGCAAATTATGCGGCCATCCGGCCCGACCCTGCCAACCCCCTTCAGCGCGTGGCCTTTGGCACCAGCGGGCACCGGGGCAGCAGCGACGACGGCTCGTTCAACGAGGCGCACATCCTGGCGATTACCCAGGCGGTCTGCGAATACAGGGCCAGGGCAGGCATCCGGGGGCCGCTGTACATTGGGGCCGATACCCACGCACTCTCGGAACCGGCCCTTCAGACGGCGCTGCGGGTGCTGGCTGCCAACGGCGTCTGGACGCGGCGCAGCGCGGGCGGCGATTTCACCCCCACGCCCCTGGTGTCGTTTGCGATTCTGGAATTCAACCGCGATCTGCACAACAGCGAACAGGCCGACGGCATCGTGATCACGCCCAGCCATAACCCCCCCCGCGACGGCGGCTTCAAGTACAACCCGCCCAGCGGTGGCCCCGCCGACACCGATATCACCGGGGCCGTGCAGCGCCGCGCCAACGAGCTGCTCGAAGCCGGGCTGGAAGGCGTTCAGAGCGTCACATCCGAGCAGGCACTCGCCCACGCCGAAGAATGGGACTTCATCACGCCATATGTCGAGGCACTGCCCGAAGTGGTGAACATCGACGCCATCAAGCAGGCGGGCGTTCACATCGGCGTCGATCCGCTGGGCGGAGCCTCGCTGCCGGTCTGGGAACACATTCAGCGCCGCTACGGGCTGAACATGGAGATCGTGAACGAGGTGGTCGATCCGGCCTTCAGCTTCATGACGGTCGATCATGACGGAAAAATTCGCATGGACTGCTCCAGCCCCTCTGCGATGGCAAGCCTGCTGTCGCACAAAAACCGTTTCGACGTGGCGATTGGAAACGACCCCGACGCCGACCGACACGGCATCGTGACGCCAGACGGCCTGATGAACCCGAATCATTATCTGGCGGTCTGCATCGACTACCTGTTTCAGAACCGCCCGGCGTGGCCCAGCACGGCAGGCGTGGGCAAGACCCTGGTGAGCAGCAACCTGATCGATAAGGTGGCGGCGCGGCTGGGACGCACGCTCGTCGAAGTGCCGGTGGGCTTCAAGTACTTCGTCGATGGGCTGCTGGAGGGCACGCTGGGCTTCGGCGGCGAGGAGAGCGCCGGGGCCAGCTTCCTGCGGATGAACGGCGCGGCGTGGAGCACCGACAAAGACGGCATCATTCTGGGCCTGCTGGCCGCCGAGATCAGGGCCGTTACCGGCCAGACGCCCTCGCAGCGCTTCGCCGCACTCAGCCAGGAATTCGGCAGCAGCGCCTATTCGCGGGCCGACGCCCCGGCTACCCCCGCGCAGAAATCCAAACTCAGCAAGCTGTCGCCAGAGCAGGTGCAGGCCACCACGCTGGCAGGCGACCCGATCACCGCCAAGCTGACCCGCGCCCCCGGCAACGACCAGCCCATCGGCGGCCTGAAAGTGCAGACCGAGTTCGCATGGTTCGCGGCCCGTCCCAGCGGTACCGAAGACATCTATAAAATCTATGCCGAGAGCTGGAAAGGCGAAGCGCATCTTCAGGAAGTCTTCGAGGCAGCGCGGGCGGTGGTGTCGGCAGCGTTGGAGGGCGACAGCTGA